In Uranotaenia lowii strain MFRU-FL chromosome 2, ASM2978415v1, whole genome shotgun sequence, one genomic interval encodes:
- the LOC129747416 gene encoding uroporphyrinogen decarboxylase isoform X1 has translation MLIALNRFVIVIAMFSSLVFLTLLLFFCTASMSNLTANGMWPGLDSSSHRLFNGSANYDFPPLKNDNLLRAARGEPVDRVPVWVMRQAGRYLPEFQEVRAKHDFFEVCRTPELACEVTMQPLRRFDLDASIIFSDILVIPQALGITVEMHKGVGPVLPEPLVSPDDLKRLNQTGAIDRLKYVGDAITMMRHMLDGKVPLLGFTGAPWTLMGYMIEGGGSKTMSKAKAWLSDYPEASHQLLNILTDQIVDYLVMQIKAGAQMVQVFESSAEHLPKEQYLSVCLPYLKRIRDDLHKKLAAEGVTPVSMTLFSKGAMHSLPEQAQTGYEVIGLDWTIDPVEARQLVGPNVTLQGNLDPQDMYKPPEELRELVLTMVRKFGKHRYIANLGHGITPQTPVESMNVLATAVHDAL, from the exons ATGCTCATAGCACTGAATCGATTTGTGATAGTGATAGCGATGTTTTCCAGTTTGGTATTTTTAACGCTGTTGCTGTTTTTCTGTACGGCTTCGATGTCAAACCTGACGGCCAATGGGATGTGGCCCGGTTTAGATAGCAGTAGCCATAGGCTTTTTAATGGATCTGCGAATTAT GACTTTCCTCCGTTGAAGAATGACAACCTGCTTCGGGCGGCCCGCGGCGAGCCGGTGGATCGGGTTCCAGTTTGGGTGATGCGTCAAGCCGGCAGATATTTGCCCGAGTTTCAGGAAGTCCGGGCTAAGCATGATTTCTTTGAGGTGTGCCGGACTCCCGAATTGGCCTGTGAAGTCACCATGCAGCCGCTGAGGAGGTTTGACCTGGATGCGTCCATTATTTTCTCGGATATATTGGTTATTCCACAGGCCTTGGGTATCACAGTGGAAATGCACAAGGGAGTTGGTCCCGTTTTACCGGAACCGTTGGTCTCACCGGACGATTTGAAGCGACTGAACCAAACTGGGGCTATCGATAGGTTGAAGTACGTCGGAGATGCTATAACCATGATGCGACACATGCTGGATGGAAAGGTTCCACTTTTGGGTTTTACCGGGGCTCCGTGGACATTGATGGGCTACATGATTGAGGGAGGAGGAAGTAAGACCATGTCCAAGGCAAAAGCCTGGCTCTCAGACTATCCGGAAGCTAGCCACCAGCTGTTGAACATTCTgaccgatcaaatcgttgatTACCTCGTGATGCAGATTAAGGCCGGAGCACAAATGGTACAGGTTTTCGAATCAAGTGCCGAACATTTGCCCAAGGAGCAGTATTTATCGGTTTGCCTTCCTTATTTGAAAAGAATTCGAGATGATTTGCACAAAAAACTCGCAGCCGAAGGTGTGACTCCAGTATCGATGACATTGTTCTCTAAAGGTGCTATGCATTCTTTGCCTGAGCAAGCCCAAACAGGATACGAGGTCATTGGCCTGGATTGGACCATTGACCCGGTGGAAGCTAGACAGTTGGTAGGACCGAATGTCACACTGCAGGGCAACCTAGATCCTCAGGATATGTACAAACCACCAGAGGAGCTTCGAGAGCTGGTGCTAACCATGGTTCGCAAATTTGGAAAACATCGTTACATCGCCAACCTAGGACATGGAATTACTCCACAAACACCGGTAGAAAGCATGAACGTTCTGGCAACGGCAGTGCACGATGCGTTGTAA
- the LOC129747416 gene encoding uroporphyrinogen decarboxylase isoform X2 yields the protein MVADKDFPPLKNDNLLRAARGEPVDRVPVWVMRQAGRYLPEFQEVRAKHDFFEVCRTPELACEVTMQPLRRFDLDASIIFSDILVIPQALGITVEMHKGVGPVLPEPLVSPDDLKRLNQTGAIDRLKYVGDAITMMRHMLDGKVPLLGFTGAPWTLMGYMIEGGGSKTMSKAKAWLSDYPEASHQLLNILTDQIVDYLVMQIKAGAQMVQVFESSAEHLPKEQYLSVCLPYLKRIRDDLHKKLAAEGVTPVSMTLFSKGAMHSLPEQAQTGYEVIGLDWTIDPVEARQLVGPNVTLQGNLDPQDMYKPPEELRELVLTMVRKFGKHRYIANLGHGITPQTPVESMNVLATAVHDAL from the exons ATGGTTGCAGACAAG GACTTTCCTCCGTTGAAGAATGACAACCTGCTTCGGGCGGCCCGCGGCGAGCCGGTGGATCGGGTTCCAGTTTGGGTGATGCGTCAAGCCGGCAGATATTTGCCCGAGTTTCAGGAAGTCCGGGCTAAGCATGATTTCTTTGAGGTGTGCCGGACTCCCGAATTGGCCTGTGAAGTCACCATGCAGCCGCTGAGGAGGTTTGACCTGGATGCGTCCATTATTTTCTCGGATATATTGGTTATTCCACAGGCCTTGGGTATCACAGTGGAAATGCACAAGGGAGTTGGTCCCGTTTTACCGGAACCGTTGGTCTCACCGGACGATTTGAAGCGACTGAACCAAACTGGGGCTATCGATAGGTTGAAGTACGTCGGAGATGCTATAACCATGATGCGACACATGCTGGATGGAAAGGTTCCACTTTTGGGTTTTACCGGGGCTCCGTGGACATTGATGGGCTACATGATTGAGGGAGGAGGAAGTAAGACCATGTCCAAGGCAAAAGCCTGGCTCTCAGACTATCCGGAAGCTAGCCACCAGCTGTTGAACATTCTgaccgatcaaatcgttgatTACCTCGTGATGCAGATTAAGGCCGGAGCACAAATGGTACAGGTTTTCGAATCAAGTGCCGAACATTTGCCCAAGGAGCAGTATTTATCGGTTTGCCTTCCTTATTTGAAAAGAATTCGAGATGATTTGCACAAAAAACTCGCAGCCGAAGGTGTGACTCCAGTATCGATGACATTGTTCTCTAAAGGTGCTATGCATTCTTTGCCTGAGCAAGCCCAAACAGGATACGAGGTCATTGGCCTGGATTGGACCATTGACCCGGTGGAAGCTAGACAGTTGGTAGGACCGAATGTCACACTGCAGGGCAACCTAGATCCTCAGGATATGTACAAACCACCAGAGGAGCTTCGAGAGCTGGTGCTAACCATGGTTCGCAAATTTGGAAAACATCGTTACATCGCCAACCTAGGACATGGAATTACTCCACAAACACCGGTAGAAAGCATGAACGTTCTGGCAACGGCAGTGCACGATGCGTTGTAA
- the LOC129747417 gene encoding 60S ribosomal protein L31 has product MAKTKTEKKAKSAINEVVTRECTINLNRRLHKVGYKKRAPRAVKIVRKFAEKEMGTNDVRIDTRLNKAIWHRGIRNPPFRIRVRLSRRRNDDEDSPNKLYTLVTYVPVPTFKELQTENVESTDD; this is encoded by the exons ATGGCCAAAACCAAAACCGAGAAGAAGGCGAAGTCCGCCATCAATGAAGTGGTGACACGGGAGTGCACCATCAACCTGAACCGCCGGTTGCACAAGGTCGGTTACAAGAAGCGGGCCCCACGGGCGGTCAAGATCGTGCGCAAATTCGCCGAGAAGGAGATGGGAACCAACGACGTGCGCATCGATACCCGACTGAACAAGGCTATCTGGCACCGGGGAATCCG CAACCCACCCTTCAGGATTCGCGTCCGTCTGTCCCGCCGCCGCAACGACGATGAGGACTCGCCCAACAAGCTGTACACTCTGGTCACCTACGTGCCGGTGCCGACGTTCAAGGAGCTGCAAACCGAAAACGTCGAATCGACCGACGATTAA